A window from Cydia amplana chromosome 12, ilCydAmpl1.1, whole genome shotgun sequence encodes these proteins:
- the LOC134653039 gene encoding transmembrane protein 120 homolog isoform X2, with protein MDVEECLKEWEDLGTDYKRLESINKDYAAKLEEVGELQASCLKELSHQRYRMSVITGALKRLEKKGVTKDERVATLEKEVMKRKAMLHEIEATLPKQNSLYLRIILGNVNVSILNKNDKFKYKDEYEKFKLILSAIAFVLAVLNILIDFRPLQLILIFLLVWYYCTLTIRESILKVNGSRIKGWWRLHHFISTVVAGILLIWPQNVPWSEFRHTFMWFISYISVVQYMQFRYQSGVLYRLKALGARHNMDITIEGFHSWMWRGLSYLLPFLFGGYVFQLYIAYTLYQLSYHPEATWQVPALSMSFLLTGIGNTATMLRVIPQKFNEQEQKWRPNKTEQKTD; from the exons ATGGATGTAGAAGAGTGTCTGAAAGAATGGGAGGACCTAGGAACGGATTACAAGCGTTTAGAG TCCATCAACAAAGATTATGCAGCAAAATTAGAAGAAGTAGGTGAACTGCAGGCATCATGCTTGAAAGAACTGAGCCACCAGAGATATCGCATGTCGGTTATCACAGGAGCACTCAAAAG GCTTGAAAAGAAAGGCGTAACGAAAGATGAGCGCGTGGCGACGCTGGAGAAGGAGGTGATGAAGAGGAAAGCCATGCTGCACGAAATAGAGGCCACACTGCCCAAGCAGAACAGCCTGTACCTCCGGATCATACTCGGCAACGTCAATGTGTCTATTCTTAACAAGAATGACAA GTTCAAGTACAAAGATGAATATGAAAAGTTTAAACTCATTCTCAGTGCCATCGCATTCGTGCTGGcagttttaaatatcttaatcgACTTCAG GCCACTCCAACTGATCCTAATATTCCTCCTGGTGTGGTACTACTGCACGCTGACCATCCGCGAGAGCATCCTCAAGGTGAACGGCTCGAGGATCAAGGGCTGGTGGCGGCTGCACCACTTCATCTCCACGGTGGTGGCGGGGATCCTGCTCATCTGGCCGCAGAACGTGCCCTGGAGCGAGTTCCGGCACACCTTCATGTGGTTCATCTCATATATCA GTGTGGTCCAATACATGCAGTTCCGCTACCAGAGCGGCGTGCTGTACCGGCTGAAGGCGCTGGGCGCGCGGCACAACATGGACATCACGATCGAAGGCTTCCACTCGTGGATGTGGCGCGGCCTGTCCTACCTGCTGCCTTTCCTGTTCGGCGGCTACGTGTTCCAGCTGTACATCGCATACACCCTGTACCAGCTGAGCTACCATCCTGAGGCCACTTGGCAG GTACCAGCGTTAAGTATGTCGTTCCTGCTGACCGGCATCGGCAACACGGCCACCATGCTGCGGGTCATCCCGCAGAAGTTCAACGAGCAG
- the LOC134653039 gene encoding transmembrane protein 120 homolog isoform X3 yields the protein MDVEECLKEWEDLGTDYKRLESINKDYAAKLEEVGELQASCLKELSHQRYRMSVITGALKRLEKKGVTKDERVATLEKEVMKRKAMLHEIEATLPKQNSLYLRIILGNVNVSILNKNDKFKYKDEYEKFKLILSAIAFVLAVLNILIDFRPLQLILIFLLVWYYCTLTIRESILKVNGSRIKGWWRLHHFISTVVAGILLIWPQNVPWSEFRHTFMWFISYISVVQYMQFRYQSGVLYRLKALGARHNMDITIEGFHSWMWRGLSYLLPFLFGGYVFQLYIAYTLYQLSYHPEATWQEQKWRPNKTEQKTD from the exons ATGGATGTAGAAGAGTGTCTGAAAGAATGGGAGGACCTAGGAACGGATTACAAGCGTTTAGAG TCCATCAACAAAGATTATGCAGCAAAATTAGAAGAAGTAGGTGAACTGCAGGCATCATGCTTGAAAGAACTGAGCCACCAGAGATATCGCATGTCGGTTATCACAGGAGCACTCAAAAG GCTTGAAAAGAAAGGCGTAACGAAAGATGAGCGCGTGGCGACGCTGGAGAAGGAGGTGATGAAGAGGAAAGCCATGCTGCACGAAATAGAGGCCACACTGCCCAAGCAGAACAGCCTGTACCTCCGGATCATACTCGGCAACGTCAATGTGTCTATTCTTAACAAGAATGACAA GTTCAAGTACAAAGATGAATATGAAAAGTTTAAACTCATTCTCAGTGCCATCGCATTCGTGCTGGcagttttaaatatcttaatcgACTTCAG GCCACTCCAACTGATCCTAATATTCCTCCTGGTGTGGTACTACTGCACGCTGACCATCCGCGAGAGCATCCTCAAGGTGAACGGCTCGAGGATCAAGGGCTGGTGGCGGCTGCACCACTTCATCTCCACGGTGGTGGCGGGGATCCTGCTCATCTGGCCGCAGAACGTGCCCTGGAGCGAGTTCCGGCACACCTTCATGTGGTTCATCTCATATATCA GTGTGGTCCAATACATGCAGTTCCGCTACCAGAGCGGCGTGCTGTACCGGCTGAAGGCGCTGGGCGCGCGGCACAACATGGACATCACGATCGAAGGCTTCCACTCGTGGATGTGGCGCGGCCTGTCCTACCTGCTGCCTTTCCTGTTCGGCGGCTACGTGTTCCAGCTGTACATCGCATACACCCTGTACCAGCTGAGCTACCATCCTGAGGCCACTTGGCAG
- the LOC134653048 gene encoding lissencephaly-1 homolog produces the protein MKMVLSQRQREELNKAIADYLGSNGYTDALEAFKKEADMSGEMDRKFGGLLEKKWTSVIRLQKKVMELESKLSEAQKEFIEGAPTRAKRTPAEWIPRPPEKFCLTGHRATITKVIFHPVFSLMVSSSEDATIKVWDFESGEYERTLKGHTDSVQDIAFDHHGKLLASCSADMSIKLWEFNQTFECVKTMHGHDHNVSSVAFSPSGDIVYSASRDKTIKAWEVATGYCIKTYKGHREWVRMVRVSPDGALLASCSNDQTVRIWNAETNECKMELREHEHVVECIAWAPAAAAPAVNEAAGADNRRAAHQGPFLASGSRDKSVKIWDVSTGQCLATLVGHDNWVRGAAWHPGGRYLLTASDDKTLRVWDVPHTRCLKTLYAHQHFATSLDFHRSLPYVISGSVDQTVKVWECR, from the exons GAACAAAGCGATCGCCGACTACTTAGGCAGCAATGGCTACACGGACGCGCTGGAAGCGTTCAAGAAGGAGGCCGACATGAGCGGCGAGATGGATCGCAAGTTCGGCGGCCTGCTCGAGAAGAAGTGGACGTCCGTCATCCGGCTGCAGAAGAAG GTGATGGAACTGGAGTCGAAGCTGTCTGAGGCGCAGAAGGAATTCATTGAGGGCGCACCGACACGTGCCAAGCGCACCCCCGCCGAGTGGATCCCGCGCCCACCCGAGAAGTTCTGTCTCACCGGTCACCGCGCCACCATTACCAAG GTTATATTCCACCCCGTCTTCAGTTTGATGGTCTCCTCGAGCGAGGACGCCACCATCAAAGTGTGGGACTTCGAGAGCGGCGAGTACGAACGAACACTGAAGGGGCACACCGATTCCGTTCAGGACATCGCCTTCGACCATCATGGCAAACTACTCG CGTCCTGCAGCGCGGACATGTCGATCAAACTGTGGGAGTTCAACCAGACGTTCGAGTGCGTGAAGACCATGCACGGCCACGACCACAACGTGTCGTCCGTCGCGTTCTCGCCCAGCGGCGACATCGTGTACTCGGCCAGTCGCGACAAGACCATCAAGGCTTGGGAGGTCGCCACTGG ATACTGCATCAAGACGTACAAGGGTCACCGCGAGTGGGTGCGCATGGTGCGCGTGTCGCCGGACGGCGCGCTGCTCGCGTCCTGCTCCAACGATCAGACCGTGCGCATCTGGAACGCGGAGACCAACGAATGCAAG ATGGAGCTACGCGAGCACGAGCACGTGGTGGAGTGCATCGCCTGGGCGCCGGCGGCGGCCGCGCCCGCCGTCAACGAGGCGGCGGGCGCCGACAACCGCCGCGCCGCCCACCAAGGGCCCTTCCTCGCCTCCGGCTCCAGGGACAAGTCCGTCAAG ATCTGGGACGTGTCTACGGGGCAGTGCCTGGCGACGCTGGTGGGGCACGACAACTGGGTGCGCGGCGCGGCGTGGCACCCGGGCGGCCGCTACCTGCTCACGGCCAGCGACGACAAGACCCTGCGCGTGTGGGACGTGCCGCACACGCGGTGCCTCAAGACGCTCTACGCGCACCAACACTTCGCCACCAGCCTCG ATTTCCACAGGAGCTTGCCATACGTGATATCGGGCAGCGTCGATCAAACCGTCAAAGTGTGGGAGTGTCGCTAG